In Vigna unguiculata cultivar IT97K-499-35 chromosome 3, ASM411807v1, whole genome shotgun sequence, a single genomic region encodes these proteins:
- the LOC114179260 gene encoding probable protein phosphatase 2C 9, translating into MDSLCCFSSVSQVVGGRSSSNSGKGKSSQSSVKYGYSLVKGKANHPMEDYHVAKFVQFNGRELGLFAIYDGHLGDSVPAYLQKHLFPNILKEEDFWNDPFMSISNAYVTTDQEILSHSPDLGRGGSTAVTAILINNQKLWVANVGDSRAVVSRGGEAAQMTTDHEPNTERGSIETRGGFVSNMPGDVARVNGQLAVSRAFGDKNLKTHLRSDPDIQYADITPDVELLILASDGLWKVMGNQEAVDIARRIKDPQKAAKQLATEALNRDSKDDISCIVVRFKG; encoded by the exons ATGGACAGTCTTTGTTGCTTCAGCTCTGTCAGCCAG GTGGTTGGAGGACGATCTTCTTCTAACTCTGGCAAGGGCAAGAGCAGTCAGTCCTCAGTCAAATATGGCTATAGCCTAGTCAAAGGGAAAGCAAACCATCCCATGGAGGACTACCATGTGGCAAAATTTGTCCAGTTCAATGGGCGAGAGCTTGGCCTTTTTGCTATATATGACGGACACCTGGGAGACAGTGTACCGGCCTATTTACAGAAGCATCTGTTTCCTAATATCTTGAAGGAA GAGGACTTCTGGAATGATCCATTCATGTCCATTTCTAATGCCTATGTAACAACAGATCAGGAAATTCTTTCTCATAGTCCAGATTTGGGACGAGGAGGATCAACTGCAGTGACTGCAATTCTCATAAATAATCAAAAACTATGGGTAGCCAATGTAGGGGATTCACGAGCTGTTGTGTCAAGGGGAGGGGAGGCTGCACAGATGACAACTGATCATGAGCCCAATACTGAGAGGGGCAGCATTGAGACAAGAGGTGGCTTTGTCTCAAACATGCCAG GTGATGTTGCAAGAGTGAATGGGCAGCTAGCAGTTTCTCGAGCCTTCGGAGACAAAAACCTCAAAACACACTTGCGATCTGATCCTGACATTCAGTACGCTGATATCACCCCAGATGTTGAACTTTTGATACTTGCTAGTGATGGTCTATGGAAG GTAATGGGAAATCAAGAAGCTGTTGATATTGCAAGAAGAATAAAGGATCCACAAAAAGCAGCGAAACAACTAGCCACTGAGGCATTGAACAGAGACAGTAAGGATGATATTTCCTGCATTGTAGTTCGTTTCAAGGGTTGA